From the genome of Nocardia sp. NBC_01503, one region includes:
- a CDS encoding TY-Chap domain-containing protein — protein sequence MTNAYYHMQLEVTLSAAVTSDEIEELRWHLRLGPHPMQPLRIPVADEMPRFYRGPAHHHDQPGLAVALSPRERGGWTLTAWQEPDPDELDRLEPLFRWLAAKSDPAVANSDGSVLLGHVRFSDEADWTHGLLIHEQRLHYPRVHARPASESMVDSGSAVTTWDNFAARLQLTLGQIRDGDWIRVGTTGNRHACFFGDSRGVTICNIVANTFLEIDWLITEDDEVTIRRLGWNGPRDGYWDRHLRPPVTLEQCRDVADATVSALRDVLKVSSPQELLLSACSEHVGEQPDTSAMGMKLSPWR from the coding sequence GTGACGAACGCGTATTACCACATGCAGCTCGAGGTCACCCTGTCTGCAGCGGTGACATCGGATGAGATCGAGGAGCTGCGTTGGCATCTGAGGCTGGGTCCACATCCGATGCAGCCACTGCGCATACCAGTAGCCGATGAGATGCCACGCTTCTACAGGGGACCGGCACACCACCACGATCAACCCGGTTTGGCCGTTGCGCTATCACCGAGGGAGCGGGGTGGCTGGACTCTGACAGCGTGGCAAGAACCCGATCCGGACGAGCTCGACCGGCTCGAACCTTTGTTTCGGTGGTTGGCAGCGAAATCGGATCCAGCAGTGGCGAATTCGGACGGCTCGGTCCTGCTGGGGCACGTTCGGTTCTCCGACGAAGCAGACTGGACGCACGGGCTTCTGATCCACGAGCAACGACTCCACTATCCACGCGTTCACGCTCGACCGGCGTCCGAATCCATGGTCGATAGTGGTTCCGCGGTGACGACCTGGGACAACTTCGCTGCGCGACTGCAGCTCACACTTGGGCAGATCCGCGATGGCGACTGGATACGGGTGGGGACAACGGGAAACCGTCATGCCTGCTTCTTCGGCGATTCCAGAGGGGTGACCATCTGCAACATCGTCGCCAATACATTCCTCGAAATCGATTGGCTGATAACCGAGGACGACGAGGTCACCATTAGACGGCTGGGATGGAACGGGCCCAGAGACGGATATTGGGACCGACACCTCCGACCCCCGGTCACCCTCGAACAATGTCGAGACGTTGCCGACGCGACAGTCTCAGCGCTGCGTGATGTGCTCAAAGTGTCATCTCCGCAGGAACTTCTGCTATCGGCCTGCAGCGAACACGTCGGTGAGCAGCCCGACACCTCCGCGATGGGGATGAAACTCTCACCATGGCGGTGA
- a CDS encoding TY-Chap domain-containing protein: protein MLDDWTKILKAMPDFLSPDITDDGDIIYEWAYYQLQDPETGFFVNFTSEDKGLAITVPVPTDPIVHQRTLAVLRAQPETMRWEQPRREWPEAAAEWQTGWRYFHGDPAIAASVVAVMRDGLGMNPAQLRCRAWDDNGPNSFHTHLATHDMPTARGLSAQCTDWDEFADRLDWVLHTLPRHSTIALGEFGRDPGAAIQFTLNGYTLISQAGDDLDRAGLDAAEFQRRMIELGWEYDTTSMPGIPIWSAPEARTCYKPRLRDAPRRTVETFRTVFGIDSPREVLVHAFCDRTEISMSYVARQLGINSYAP, encoded by the coding sequence GTGCTCGATGACTGGACCAAGATTCTCAAAGCTATGCCCGACTTTCTCTCACCCGACATCACCGATGATGGCGACATCATCTACGAGTGGGCCTACTACCAACTGCAGGACCCCGAGACCGGTTTCTTCGTCAACTTCACCTCCGAGGACAAAGGCCTGGCGATCACGGTTCCTGTTCCCACGGATCCGATCGTTCACCAACGCACGCTTGCTGTCCTTCGCGCACAACCCGAAACCATGCGATGGGAACAACCACGTCGGGAATGGCCCGAGGCGGCTGCGGAATGGCAGACCGGGTGGCGCTATTTCCACGGTGATCCGGCTATCGCCGCGTCGGTGGTGGCGGTCATGCGCGACGGGTTGGGTATGAACCCCGCCCAGCTTCGATGCCGCGCTTGGGATGACAACGGCCCTAACAGTTTTCACACTCACCTGGCGACTCACGACATGCCGACGGCTCGGGGCTTGTCGGCCCAGTGCACCGACTGGGACGAGTTCGCCGACCGTCTCGACTGGGTCCTGCACACCCTCCCACGTCACTCGACCATCGCGCTTGGAGAATTCGGACGCGACCCGGGCGCCGCCATCCAATTCACGCTCAACGGCTACACCCTGATCTCCCAGGCCGGTGACGACCTTGACCGTGCAGGGCTCGACGCTGCGGAATTCCAACGCAGAATGATCGAGCTGGGTTGGGAATACGACACCACCTCGATGCCGGGGATTCCGATCTGGTCGGCCCCCGAAGCGCGAACCTGCTACAAGCCCCGGCTACGCGATGCTCCCCGACGGACTGTCGAAACCTTCCGGACGGTGTTCGGGATCGACAGCCCGCGTGAGGTGCTCGTCCATGCCTTCTGCGATCGCACCGAGATCTCCATGTCCTATGTCGCACGGCAACTCGGCATCAACTCGTACGCACCATAA
- a CDS encoding DUF6301 family protein: protein MRVDLDGAVRVARLAASFRWTWTFADLEPFCAVAGWRVAESWALETTLTTDLDVDPPRADASTFLGLRRWRRGRSVMNSLTVWVSDISAEPDVDAQVNAGMTALTERLTTEIGAPDSPDDYSATAARWDLPDVRIRLVRRAPYRFPEVQTGAIAMHLSKPVKLTLIDTVLPDSDQDQVDEDDWEVIAAPPQDWSELASRLAGVLADMPSDAYLTLRTPDGRYAQFVGGPDDFYCEVVSNRSLAPGRRIPPDRESLLSARGWSEPPDNGTENWAKELRYPVTRLACTQLADDVVHALSVVLGVTAPSELEVWAWRDVLEQGFGAAALGLRFAPRP from the coding sequence ATGCGTGTCGATCTCGACGGCGCCGTCCGCGTTGCACGGCTGGCGGCGAGCTTCCGGTGGACTTGGACGTTCGCGGATCTGGAGCCTTTTTGCGCGGTAGCTGGATGGCGAGTCGCCGAGAGCTGGGCGCTGGAAACAACTCTCACCACCGATCTGGATGTTGATCCTCCTCGCGCGGACGCTTCAACATTTCTTGGACTGCGGCGATGGCGGCGTGGTCGATCCGTCATGAATTCGCTGACAGTCTGGGTATCTGACATCAGTGCGGAGCCTGATGTCGATGCGCAGGTCAACGCGGGCATGACCGCGCTGACGGAGCGGCTCACCACGGAGATTGGCGCGCCCGACAGTCCCGACGACTACTCGGCGACAGCTGCAAGGTGGGATCTGCCCGATGTCAGGATCAGGCTGGTCAGACGCGCTCCATACCGATTCCCCGAAGTACAGACCGGTGCTATCGCCATGCATTTGTCCAAGCCGGTCAAGCTGACACTTATCGACACTGTTCTCCCTGACTCGGATCAAGACCAGGTGGACGAGGACGACTGGGAAGTCATCGCCGCCCCGCCACAGGACTGGTCGGAGCTTGCCTCGCGTCTGGCGGGAGTTCTCGCCGACATGCCCTCCGACGCGTACCTGACCCTCCGCACACCCGATGGCAGATATGCCCAGTTCGTCGGGGGTCCCGACGACTTTTATTGCGAGGTGGTGTCGAACCGCTCGCTGGCCCCGGGGCGGCGCATACCGCCCGACCGCGAATCCCTCCTTTCCGCTCGGGGCTGGTCCGAGCCCCCGGACAACGGCACCGAGAATTGGGCGAAAGAGCTGCGTTATCCGGTGACTCGGCTTGCGTGCACGCAGCTCGCCGACGACGTTGTGCATGCATTGTCAGTGGTCTTGGGGGTAACTGCGCCCTCCGAGCTGGAGGTTTGGGCATGGAGAGACGTACTCGAACAAGGATTCGGCGCTGCGGCACTCGGATTACGTTTCGCCCCAAGGCCGTAG
- a CDS encoding helix-turn-helix domain-containing protein → MTDEDEPAESGSTLPRRQLGRFLREAREGVGFTVDQAATLMEWNKSTLSRLERGLTEKVRVRDVLSLCAVYGLDPGKTATAKSLADQKPAKSWWHAYEDLIPAQSNLFVGLEAGAKVLTIFQPLIVPGLLQTADYARAMDRLYFPNDSEAELDRRIELRTQRQHVILRQRDPADAFVVLQEAALRTVVGDRHVMAAQLRHIADLSTHANIEVRLLPFRAGFPVGMPLPPFIIFQFGKNARGKLTEPNVVFAESFTGAMYFERQTDVRIYREAFTQVQRATLDVQPSRDLIREIAREHDSDR, encoded by the coding sequence GTGACTGATGAGGACGAACCAGCGGAGTCGGGAAGCACCCTGCCCCGCAGGCAACTTGGCCGGTTTCTTCGTGAGGCCCGCGAGGGGGTCGGATTCACTGTGGATCAGGCCGCGACACTAATGGAGTGGAACAAGTCCACTCTGAGTCGCCTCGAGCGCGGCCTCACCGAAAAGGTGAGGGTCCGGGATGTTCTGAGTCTCTGCGCGGTCTACGGACTCGACCCAGGGAAGACCGCCACCGCGAAGTCGCTGGCAGACCAGAAGCCCGCGAAGTCATGGTGGCACGCCTATGAAGATCTGATTCCGGCGCAATCGAATCTATTCGTCGGGTTAGAAGCGGGCGCAAAGGTTTTGACCATCTTCCAACCACTGATCGTGCCTGGACTCTTGCAGACAGCCGACTACGCACGCGCTATGGATCGGTTGTACTTTCCGAACGATTCGGAGGCGGAGCTGGATCGCCGCATCGAGCTGCGGACACAACGCCAGCACGTGATCCTCCGACAACGCGACCCCGCCGATGCCTTCGTAGTCCTACAGGAAGCCGCGCTGCGTACCGTCGTCGGCGACCGGCACGTGATGGCGGCGCAATTGCGGCACATCGCAGACCTGAGCACGCACGCGAACATCGAAGTGCGACTGCTGCCCTTTCGCGCGGGATTCCCAGTGGGCATGCCGCTACCGCCGTTCATCATCTTTCAATTCGGTAAGAATGCCCGCGGGAAGCTGACGGAACCCAACGTGGTATTCGCTGAAAGTTTCACTGGTGCAATGTATTTTGAGCGTCAGACCGACGTACGGATCTATCGCGAGGCATTCACGCAGGTTCAACGTGCCACCCTCGATGTCCAACCGAGCCGCGATCTGATCCGCGAGATAGCAAGGGAGCACGACAGTGACCGCTGA
- a CDS encoding DUF397 domain-containing protein: MTADPNLATWFKSSYSSGGQDCVEVAFLPGGEVGVRDSKNPAGPALVFAPGEWDAFTAGVAGGEFYRRG, encoded by the coding sequence GTGACCGCTGATCCGAACCTGGCCACATGGTTCAAGTCGAGCTACAGCTCAGGTGGACAGGACTGCGTCGAGGTCGCATTCCTACCCGGCGGCGAAGTTGGGGTGCGGGATTCGAAGAATCCCGCCGGCCCGGCGCTGGTGTTCGCGCCGGGCGAGTGGGATGCGTTCACCGCCGGTGTCGCCGGTGGGGAGTTCTACCGGCGCGGGTGA
- the glpD gene encoding glycerol-3-phosphate dehydrogenase: MTKNPRSQFLGPEQREEAWARLGEDAFDVVVIGGGVVGAGIALDAATRGLEVALVEARDLASGTSSRSSKMFHGGLRYLEMMEFGLVREALHERELSLSKLAPHLVKPLRFLYPLTHYGWERPYVAAGLTLYDTMGGAKSVPGQHHLTKSGALRLAPGLKHNALTGGLTYYDTVVDDARHTMTLARTAAHYGAVIRTSTQVVGFLREADRVVGVKVHDSEDGRRTEVRGSVVINATGVWTDELQALAHQRGRFHVRASKGVHIVVPRDRIASDTSIILRTPTSVLFVIMWGTDHWLIGTTDTDWNLDLAHPAATKNDIDYLLEHVNDVLVTPLTHADITGVYAGLRPLLAGESDQTSKLSREHAVARIAPGLVAIAGGKYTTYRVMAYDAVDEAAQDIPRRVPPTITDKVPLLGADGYHALLNQTPHLAEKYGIHPYRIQHLLNRYGSLIEEVLGLAEGKPELLQPIEASPGYLQVEAVYAAAAEAALHLDDILARRTRISIEYAHRGVDCADQVARLVAPVLGWDEAEITREIATYAARVQAEIESQTRPDDASADALRAAAPEPRPQILEPVPVEK, from the coding sequence ATGACGAAGAACCCACGATCGCAGTTTCTAGGCCCCGAGCAGCGCGAAGAAGCCTGGGCGCGCTTGGGTGAGGACGCCTTCGATGTGGTGGTGATCGGCGGCGGCGTGGTCGGCGCGGGTATCGCGCTCGATGCCGCGACCCGTGGCCTGGAGGTTGCTCTCGTGGAGGCCCGCGATCTCGCCTCGGGCACCTCCAGTCGCTCCTCGAAGATGTTCCACGGCGGTCTGCGCTATCTGGAGATGATGGAGTTCGGGCTGGTCCGCGAGGCCCTGCACGAGCGCGAACTGTCGCTCTCCAAACTCGCACCGCATCTGGTGAAGCCGCTGCGCTTTCTGTACCCGCTCACCCACTACGGCTGGGAGCGGCCGTACGTCGCGGCCGGGCTTACCCTGTACGACACCATGGGCGGTGCGAAATCCGTTCCGGGACAGCATCATCTGACCAAGTCCGGGGCGCTGCGGCTCGCGCCCGGGCTCAAGCACAACGCGCTCACCGGTGGGCTCACCTACTACGACACCGTCGTCGACGACGCCCGGCACACCATGACCCTGGCGCGCACCGCCGCGCACTACGGCGCGGTTATCCGCACCTCCACCCAGGTGGTGGGCTTCCTGCGCGAGGCCGATCGCGTGGTCGGGGTGAAGGTGCACGACAGTGAGGACGGTCGCCGCACCGAGGTGCGCGGCAGTGTCGTCATCAATGCCACCGGTGTCTGGACCGATGAGCTTCAGGCTCTAGCGCATCAACGCGGTCGATTCCATGTGCGAGCGTCCAAGGGTGTGCACATTGTGGTCCCGCGTGACCGCATCGCCAGCGATACCTCCATCATTCTGCGCACGCCGACCTCGGTGCTGTTCGTCATCATGTGGGGCACCGATCACTGGCTGATCGGCACCACCGATACCGATTGGAATCTGGATCTCGCGCATCCGGCCGCCACCAAGAATGACATCGACTATCTCCTGGAACACGTCAACGATGTGCTGGTCACCCCGCTCACGCACGCCGATATCACCGGCGTCTACGCGGGCCTGCGCCCCCTGCTCGCAGGCGAGAGCGATCAAACCTCCAAACTCTCCCGCGAACACGCCGTCGCCCGCATCGCCCCCGGCCTGGTGGCCATCGCGGGCGGTAAGTACACCACCTACCGCGTCATGGCCTACGACGCCGTAGACGAAGCGGCGCAGGACATTCCGCGCCGCGTCCCACCCACCATCACCGACAAGGTGCCGCTGCTGGGTGCCGACGGCTACCACGCCCTCCTCAACCAGACCCCGCACCTGGCCGAGAAGTACGGCATCCACCCGTACCGAATTCAACACCTGCTCAACAGGTATGGCTCCCTCATAGAAGAGGTCTTGGGCCTGGCCGAAGGTAAACCCGAACTCCTGCAACCGATCGAAGCCTCTCCCGGCTACCTCCAGGTCGAGGCCGTCTACGCCGCGGCCGCCGAAGCCGCCCTGCACCTGGACGATATCCTCGCCCGCCGCACCCGCATCTCCATCGAATACGCCCACCGCGGCGTCGACTGCGCCGACCAGGTAGCGCGCCTCGTAGCCCCCGTACTCGGCTGGGACGAAGCCGAAATCACCCGGGAGATAGCGACATACGCGGCCCGAGTCCAAGCGGAAATAGAATCCCAAACCCGCCCCGACGACGCCTCAGCCGACGCCCTCCGCGCCGCCGCCCCCGAACCCCGCCCCCAAATCCTGGAACCGGTCCCGGTCGAAAAGTAG
- the glpK gene encoding glycerol kinase GlpK — protein sequence MRRYVAAIDSGTTSSRCIVFDHQGLIVGVAQREHEQIFPQPGWVEHDAETIWRNTELVIAEVLETVGIGAGDVAAVGVTNQRETTVVWERATGKPIHNAIVWQDTRTAELTVELAGSQGPNRYADRTGLPLSTYFAGPKLRWILDRVPGALARAQAGELCFGTIDSWMLWNLTGQHITDVTNASRTMLMDLRTLQWDSQICAEFGVPMAMLPTIRSSSEVYGEITTTALAGTPVAGILGDQQAATFGQACLSPGDTKNTYGTGNFMLMNTGTTPVFSEHGLLTTVCYRFADQPAVYALEGSIAVTGSLVQWLRDNLGMIGNADEIEPLASTVADNGGCYIVPAFSGLFAPRWRPDARGVFAGLTRFVNRGHIARAVLEATAFQTREVIDAMRADAAAQNLDVEKVTLKVDGGMVVNELLMQFQSDILAATVVRPVVTETTALGAAYAAGLAVGYWASPDDIRANWAEDKRWNPTMAEADREHLLHEWNKAVERTYNWA from the coding sequence ATGCGTCGATATGTGGCTGCCATCGATTCCGGTACGACCTCCAGCCGGTGCATCGTCTTCGATCACCAGGGCCTCATCGTCGGGGTCGCACAACGCGAGCATGAGCAGATCTTCCCGCAACCCGGTTGGGTCGAACACGATGCCGAAACCATTTGGCGCAATACCGAACTCGTCATCGCCGAGGTGCTCGAGACGGTGGGTATCGGGGCGGGCGATGTCGCCGCCGTCGGCGTCACCAATCAACGCGAGACCACCGTGGTGTGGGAACGCGCCACCGGTAAGCCGATTCACAATGCCATCGTCTGGCAGGACACCCGCACCGCCGAGCTGACCGTGGAATTGGCCGGTTCGCAAGGCCCGAACCGGTACGCCGACCGCACCGGACTGCCGCTCTCCACCTACTTCGCCGGACCGAAGCTGCGCTGGATCCTGGACCGGGTGCCCGGTGCGCTGGCCCGCGCGCAGGCCGGGGAGCTCTGCTTCGGCACCATCGACAGCTGGATGCTGTGGAATCTCACCGGCCAGCACATCACCGACGTCACCAATGCCTCCCGCACCATGCTGATGGATCTGCGCACCCTGCAATGGGATTCGCAGATCTGCGCGGAATTCGGGGTGCCCATGGCCATGCTGCCGACCATTCGCAGCTCCTCGGAGGTGTACGGCGAGATCACCACCACCGCGCTGGCGGGCACCCCGGTCGCCGGCATTCTCGGCGATCAGCAGGCCGCCACCTTCGGGCAGGCGTGCCTGTCCCCCGGCGATACCAAGAACACCTACGGCACCGGCAATTTCATGCTCATGAACACCGGCACCACCCCGGTCTTCAGCGAGCACGGACTACTCACCACGGTCTGCTATCGCTTCGCCGATCAGCCCGCCGTCTACGCCCTTGAGGGCTCCATCGCGGTCACCGGCTCACTGGTGCAGTGGCTGCGCGACAACCTCGGGATGATCGGCAATGCCGATGAGATCGAACCCCTCGCGAGCACCGTCGCCGACAATGGCGGCTGCTACATCGTCCCCGCCTTCTCCGGTCTCTTCGCACCCCGCTGGCGGCCCGACGCCCGCGGCGTCTTCGCGGGCCTGACCCGCTTCGTCAATCGCGGCCATATCGCGCGAGCGGTATTGGAGGCCACCGCATTCCAGACCCGCGAGGTCATCGACGCCATGCGCGCCGACGCCGCCGCACAGAACCTGGATGTGGAGAAGGTGACCCTCAAGGTCGACGGCGGCATGGTCGTCAACGAACTGCTCATGCAGTTCCAATCCGACATCCTCGCCGCCACCGTGGTGCGCCCCGTGGTCACCGAAACCACCGCCCTCGGCGCGGCGTACGCGGCGGGCCTGGCCGTCGGATACTGGGCCTCCCCCGACGACATCCGAGCCAACTGGGCCGAGGACAAGCGCTGGAACCCCACCATGGCCGAAGCCGACCGCGAACACCTGCTGCACGAGTGGAACAAGGCGGTGGAGCGCACCTACAACTGGGCGTGA
- a CDS encoding aminotransferase-like domain-containing protein: MSAITPPLSRRLDGLQSSAIRDLLKLTARAEIISLAGGLPDAQLMPRDRIAVAADAALGDRAVLQYTESPGWGPLREVLAARESTRMGRTIAVDEVFVTHGSQQALSLLAEVLLDPGALVIVEDPAYVGALQVFRAAGARILAVPLDGEGMRVDVLRELLAQGERPAFVHTVSNFHNPGGVTMSPQRRRELAELATAHGFWVIEDDPYGELWFDRPAPAPVATYSPNVIRLSSASKILAPSLRVGWMVAPDRVCRAVELLKQGADLCGSALTQQIATTLLSDTDWLAAHVDSVRQVYGERARALVNAVRTTFGDRITTTDAAGGMFVWADFQDGTDTRALLPHALDAGVAYVPGAAFAVSTDYAHSMRLCFTTSDTPVLEEAVARLAKAHAAIG; encoded by the coding sequence ATGTCCGCGATCACTCCACCGCTGTCCCGGCGGCTCGATGGCCTGCAGAGCTCCGCGATTCGCGATCTGCTCAAGCTCACCGCGCGCGCCGAGATCATCAGCCTGGCCGGTGGATTGCCCGATGCGCAGCTCATGCCCCGGGATCGGATCGCGGTAGCCGCCGACGCCGCACTCGGTGATCGCGCGGTACTTCAGTACACCGAATCGCCCGGCTGGGGTCCGCTGCGCGAGGTGCTGGCCGCGCGCGAATCCACGCGAATGGGCCGCACCATCGCGGTGGACGAGGTCTTCGTCACGCACGGTTCGCAGCAGGCGCTGTCCCTGCTCGCCGAGGTGCTGCTGGATCCGGGCGCGCTGGTCATCGTGGAGGATCCGGCGTATGTCGGTGCGCTACAGGTCTTCCGGGCCGCCGGAGCGCGCATTCTGGCGGTGCCGCTGGATGGCGAGGGCATGCGCGTGGATGTGCTGCGCGAGTTGCTGGCGCAGGGGGAGCGCCCCGCGTTCGTCCACACCGTAAGCAATTTCCACAATCCGGGTGGCGTCACCATGAGCCCGCAGCGCCGCCGGGAGTTGGCGGAACTGGCTACCGCACACGGCTTCTGGGTGATCGAGGACGATCCCTACGGTGAACTCTGGTTCGACCGTCCCGCACCCGCGCCGGTAGCGACCTACTCGCCCAATGTGATTCGACTCTCCAGCGCCTCCAAGATCCTCGCCCCCTCGTTGCGGGTGGGTTGGATGGTGGCCCCTGATCGTGTCTGTCGCGCCGTGGAACTGCTCAAGCAGGGTGCGGACCTGTGCGGGTCCGCCCTGACCCAGCAGATCGCCACCACGCTGCTCTCGGATACCGATTGGCTTGCCGCTCACGTGGATTCGGTCCGGCAGGTCTACGGCGAACGCGCCCGCGCCCTGGTGAACGCGGTCCGCACCACCTTCGGTGACCGCATCACCACCACCGATGCGGCCGGCGGCATGTTCGTCTGGGCCGATTTCCAGGACGGCACCGACACCCGCGCGCTGCTCCCGCACGCCCTGGACGCGGGCGTCGCCTACGTCCCGGGCGCGGCCTTCGCCGTCTCCACCGACTACGCCCACTCCATGCGCCTGTGCTTCACCACCTCGGACACCCCCGTCCTCGAGGAAGCCGTAGCCCGCCTCGCCAAGGCGCACGCCGCCATCGGCTGA
- a CDS encoding NAD(P)H-quinone dehydrogenase has translation MTRIAIIGGGPAGYEAALVAAQHGAPVTLIDCDGIGGACVLWDCVPSKTFIASTGIRTDLRRARDLGVTVHPSQAQVRLSEVNSRVKALAQAQSADIKVKLQTAGVIVLNGHGELIDQAPGLATHLVKATLGNGQQQVIEAEVVLIATGASPRVLPGAEPDGERILNWRQLYDLKELPETLVVVGSGVTGAEFVSAYTEMGVQVKLVSSRDRVLPGEDADAALVLEDALAERGVELVKHARADAVERTADGIVVKLSDGRTVTGSHALMTVGSIPNTQNLGLDRLGIELDKGGYLRVDRVSRTTATGVYAAGDCTGLLPLASVAAMQGRIAMYHALGEGVQPIRLKTVASAVFTRPEIATVGVSQTAIDNGEVPARTVMLPLNTNPRAKMSGLRRGFVKIFCRPATGVVIGGVVVAPIASELILPIALAVQNNLTVNDLAQTFSVYPSLTGSVTEAARQLMRHDDLD, from the coding sequence ATGACCCGCATTGCGATCATCGGAGGCGGACCCGCCGGATACGAGGCGGCTCTGGTCGCCGCTCAGCACGGCGCGCCCGTCACGCTGATCGACTGTGACGGCATCGGCGGTGCGTGTGTGCTCTGGGACTGTGTGCCGTCCAAGACGTTCATCGCCTCCACCGGTATTCGCACCGATCTGCGTCGCGCCCGGGATCTGGGTGTCACCGTGCATCCCTCGCAGGCGCAGGTGCGGCTCTCCGAGGTGAACTCGCGCGTGAAGGCGCTCGCGCAGGCGCAGTCCGCCGATATCAAGGTGAAGTTGCAGACCGCGGGCGTGATCGTGCTGAACGGTCACGGTGAACTGATCGATCAGGCGCCGGGTCTGGCCACCCATCTGGTGAAGGCGACGCTGGGTAATGGCCAGCAGCAGGTCATCGAGGCCGAGGTGGTCTTGATCGCCACCGGTGCGAGCCCACGGGTGCTGCCGGGTGCGGAGCCCGATGGTGAGCGCATTCTCAACTGGCGTCAGCTGTACGACCTCAAGGAGCTGCCCGAGACGCTGGTGGTGGTCGGCTCGGGTGTCACCGGTGCCGAATTCGTCTCCGCCTACACCGAAATGGGCGTGCAGGTGAAGTTGGTCTCCAGCCGCGACCGCGTGCTGCCCGGTGAGGACGCCGATGCCGCGCTGGTGCTGGAGGACGCGCTCGCCGAGCGCGGTGTGGAGCTGGTCAAGCACGCCCGCGCCGATGCGGTGGAGCGCACCGCCGACGGCATTGTGGTGAAGCTGTCCGACGGCCGCACCGTGACCGGTTCGCATGCGCTCATGACGGTCGGTTCGATTCCGAATACTCAGAACCTCGGTCTGGATCGCCTGGGTATCGAACTCGACAAGGGCGGCTACCTGCGCGTGGACCGGGTGTCGCGCACCACCGCGACCGGTGTGTACGCGGCCGGTGACTGCACGGGTCTGCTGCCGCTGGCCTCGGTGGCCGCCATGCAGGGCCGGATCGCCATGTACCACGCGCTCGGTGAGGGTGTGCAGCCGATTCGCCTGAAAACCGTTGCCTCGGCGGTGTTCACGCGCCCGGAGATCGCGACCGTCGGTGTCAGTCAGACCGCCATCGACAATGGTGAGGTGCCCGCGCGCACGGTCATGTTGCCGTTGAACACCAACCCGCGGGCCAAGATGTCGGGCCTGCGTAGGGGTTTCGTGAAGATCTTCTGCCGACCCGCCACCGGTGTGGTGATCGGCGGTGTGGTGGTGGCCCCGATCGCCTCGGAGCTGATTCTGCCCATCGCCCTTGCGGTGCAGAACAATCTGACGGTGAACGATCTCGCCCAGACGTTCTCGGTGTACCCGTCGCTGACCGGCTCGGTGACCGAGGCCGCGCGTCAGCTCATGCGCCACGACGACCTGGACTGA
- a CDS encoding gamma-glutamylcyclotransferase, with product MPIYAAYGSNMDPEQMLKRCPHSPVYGTGWLEGWRLTFAGDDIGWEGPLATVVEEPGSRVFVVLYDVPGEDEASLDRWEGSDFGIHKKIRLRVTPNQGNATQPVLAWLYVLDAYEGGLPSARYIGVIAEGAEKAGAPSEYVHALRTRNSKNVGPGTFGP from the coding sequence GTGCCGATTTACGCCGCCTATGGATCCAACATGGATCCCGAGCAGATGCTCAAGCGCTGTCCGCACTCCCCCGTGTACGGAACCGGCTGGCTGGAGGGTTGGCGCCTGACCTTCGCCGGGGACGACATCGGCTGGGAGGGACCGCTCGCGACCGTGGTCGAGGAGCCCGGATCCCGGGTTTTCGTCGTCCTCTACGACGTCCCGGGTGAGGACGAGGCGAGCCTGGACCGCTGGGAGGGCTCGGACTTCGGCATCCATAAGAAGATCCGCCTCCGGGTAACCCCCAACCAGGGCAACGCCACCCAGCCCGTATTGGCCTGGCTCTACGTCCTCGACGCCTACGAAGGCGGCCTACCCTCGGCTCGCTACATCGGCGTTATCGCCGAGGGAGCCGAAAAAGCGGGCGCCCCAAGCGAATACGTACACGCCCTGCGCACCCGCAACAGCAAGAACGTGGGTCCGGGCACCTTCGGCCCATAA